In one window of Halomarina pelagica DNA:
- a CDS encoding guanosine monophosphate reductase produces MNVRTGLSYGDVLLVPQRSPVDSRSHVDLSTHLTPSLDLEIPVLSAPMDTVTEVDTAIVLSTMGGLGTIHRFMGVDEQAEQVGAVADAGERVGAAVGIAEDFLDRTEATLAAGADCVMVDVAHGHMEAALAAVERIDAEFPDAPLVAGNVVTPQGVRDLHAAGADCVKVGVGPGSHCTTREVAGAGVPQLTAVDDCAAVARDLGIHVIADGGIRTSGDAVKALMAGADTVMLGGFFAGTDEAPGDLVEVDGERYKRSRGMASTAANEARTDKALTPDADEGVDGLSPYRGPLEVALSEFLAGVRSGLSYCGGHTIPEARAKAEFVRIAPGAKEREGAHSILEARPGDE; encoded by the coding sequence ATGAACGTCAGAACTGGACTCTCGTACGGGGACGTGCTGCTCGTTCCCCAGCGCTCTCCGGTCGACAGCCGCAGTCACGTCGACCTCTCGACTCACCTCACGCCGTCGCTCGACCTCGAGATCCCGGTGCTCTCCGCGCCGATGGACACCGTCACCGAGGTCGACACCGCGATCGTCCTCTCGACGATGGGCGGGCTCGGTACGATCCACCGCTTCATGGGCGTCGACGAGCAGGCCGAACAGGTCGGGGCCGTCGCCGACGCGGGCGAGCGCGTCGGGGCCGCCGTCGGCATCGCCGAGGACTTCCTCGACCGGACCGAAGCGACGCTCGCGGCGGGCGCGGACTGCGTGATGGTCGACGTCGCGCACGGTCACATGGAGGCGGCGCTCGCCGCCGTCGAGCGCATCGACGCCGAGTTCCCCGACGCGCCCCTCGTCGCCGGCAACGTCGTCACGCCCCAGGGGGTCCGCGACCTCCACGCGGCGGGTGCAGACTGCGTCAAGGTCGGCGTCGGTCCGGGCTCCCACTGCACCACCCGGGAGGTGGCCGGCGCGGGCGTCCCGCAGCTCACCGCGGTGGACGACTGCGCGGCGGTCGCCCGCGACCTCGGCATCCACGTGATCGCCGACGGCGGCATCCGCACCTCGGGTGACGCCGTGAAGGCGCTGATGGCGGGCGCGGACACCGTCATGCTCGGCGGCTTCTTCGCCGGGACGGACGAGGCCCCCGGCGACCTCGTCGAGGTGGACGGCGAGCGCTACAAGCGCTCGCGCGGCATGGCCTCCACGGCGGCCAACGAGGCGCGCACGGACAAGGCGCTCACCCCCGACGCCGACGAGGGCGTGGACGGCCTCTCGCCGTACCGCGGCCCGCTCGAGGTCGCGCTCTCGGAGTTCCTCGCCGGCGTCCGCTCGGGGCTGAGCTACTGCGGCGGACACACCATCCCCGAGGCGCGCGCGAAGGCGGAGTTCGTCCGGATCGCCCCCGGCGCGAAGGAGCGCGAGGGGGCACACTCGATTCTCGAAGCCCGCCCGGGCGACGAATAG
- a CDS encoding haloacid dehalogenase type II — translation MTFDADRVSTVTFDSYSTLVDVDAAESALRERVDDPRPVSRLWRARSLEYTMVANEIDAYQPFYEMNRDALQHALDAHGVDLSEDERDEILAVYHELDVFPDVRDAIERIRDAGYDCYVLSNGNPEMLDSMVAHADIDHLLEDTISADEVRAFKPARELYRHAAARTGTPIDEIAHVSALWLDVQGAMHAGMQGVRADRKGSPWEPFDGEPDLTVGTLHDLADELA, via the coding sequence ATGACCTTCGACGCGGATCGCGTCTCGACGGTGACGTTCGACTCGTACAGCACGCTCGTCGACGTGGACGCCGCCGAATCGGCCCTGCGCGAGCGCGTGGACGACCCCCGACCCGTCTCGCGGCTCTGGCGGGCGCGCTCGCTCGAGTACACGATGGTCGCGAACGAGATCGACGCCTACCAGCCGTTCTACGAGATGAACCGCGACGCGCTACAGCACGCGCTCGACGCGCACGGCGTCGACCTCTCGGAGGACGAGCGCGACGAGATCCTCGCGGTCTACCACGAACTCGACGTCTTCCCGGACGTGCGCGACGCGATCGAGCGCATCCGGGACGCGGGCTACGACTGCTACGTCCTCTCGAACGGGAACCCGGAGATGCTCGACTCGATGGTCGCGCACGCGGACATCGACCACCTCCTCGAGGACACCATCAGCGCCGACGAGGTCCGGGCGTTCAAGCCCGCCCGCGAGCTGTACCGTCACGCCGCCGCGCGGACGGGGACGCCCATCGACGAGATCGCTCACGTGAGCGCGCTCTGGCTCGACGTGCAGGGCGCGATGCACGCCGGGATGCAGGGCGTCCGGGCGGATCGGAAGGGGTCGCCCTGGGAGCCGTTCGACGGCGAGCCGGACCTCACCGTCGGGACGCTCCACGACCTCGCGGACGAACTCGCCTAG